CTATAAGAGCGGCTGCGGATGGAGTGGTGATATATGCGGGACAGAGGTTTCACGGATACGGGAAGATGGTGATGATCGAGCATCCAGGTGGCATCACCACCATTTACGCCCACAATAAGGAAAACTTAGTAAGGAAGGGAGATAGGGTAAGACGAGGTGAGATAATCGCCCTTGTCGGCAGTTCAGGAAACGCCACCGGACCCCACCTCCACTTCGAGGTGAGAAAGGGGAATACCCCGATAAATCCAATCTTGCTATTGACCAAAAAGTAGCTTTTCAATCCTCCTCGATTATCTCGAACCGGCTTTTTATCTCTATATCCTCCCGCAAGGAAGCCAATGCACCACAGTACTTTTCCTGCGAGAGCTCTATTGCATGGTTCACCCTCTCCTCAGGGATCCCTTTGCCATATACCCTGTATAAAAGCTCGATCTTTTTGTATCGCTTAGGATGATCAGACGCCCGTTCCCCTTCTATCTCTACCTCGAATCTTCTTACTTTGAGCTTCATTTTCTCAAGGATGGATATCACATCCATCCCACTACAGCCAGCAATGGCAATGAGCAGGAGCTCCATCGGGGAGGGGCCTCCCTCCTTCCCCCCTCTAAGGGCAAGGGGAGCACCAGTTTCCACCTCCCCCAAGAAGCCAAGACCTTCGCCGACCCATTTTATCTTCGCCTTAGGCATCGTCGACCCTCCATCTCAAGCCTTGATTATCTCGTAGGTGGTTTCCATTTCAATATCCTTGTTGAGGGAATGGAGCACCCGACAGTATTTCTCCTCGGTGAGCTCGATCGCCCGTTTGAGCTTTTCCTCAGGGATATCCCCGAATACCCGGTAAACGGTGATTATCCTTTTGAAACGCTTGGGATCCTCAGCAACCAACTCTCCCTTTAACTCCACCTCGGCGTCCACCAAATTTACCCGCATCTTTTGAAGGATGGGGACGGTATATACCAAAAAACAACCGCCAAGGGCAATGAGGACAAACTCCATCGGGGAGGGGCCTCCCTCCTTTGTTGGTCTCAATATAAACTCATGCCCTGTTCCCGAATGGGCAGAAATAGCCAAACCATCTTTCGTCCATTTAAGCTTCGCTTCAGGCATCTCTTTCTCCTTTATCTCTGATGATCTTATAATTAACCGTTCCTTTAGCTATCAAAAAACCGGTTTCATTGAACACAGCTACCTCTCCCACCGCGATGCGCCTTCCCACACGAAGGGGATTAGCCCGGGCGATTAGCATAGTTCCTCTCTCCCCGGGAATAAGAAAGTTAACCGTAAGGGAAATCGAGGCGAG
This portion of the Acidobacteriota bacterium genome encodes:
- a CDS encoding OsmC family protein gives rise to the protein MPEAKLKWTKDGLAISAHSGTGHEFILRPTKEGGPSPMEFVLIALGGCFLVYTVPILQKMRVNLVDAEVELKGELVAEDPKRFKRIITVYRVFGDIPEEKLKRAIELTEEKYCRVLHSLNKDIEMETTYEIIKA
- a CDS encoding OsmC family protein, yielding MPKAKIKWVGEGLGFLGEVETGAPLALRGGKEGGPSPMELLLIAIAGCSGMDVISILEKMKLKVRRFEVEIEGERASDHPKRYKKIELLYRVYGKGIPEERVNHAIELSQEKYCGALASLREDIEIKSRFEIIEED